Proteins encoded in a region of the Carassius auratus strain Wakin chromosome 21, ASM336829v1, whole genome shotgun sequence genome:
- the slc29a2 gene encoding equilibrative nucleoside transporter 2, which yields MKVCKGASDRSGLVAVIFFLLGMGTLLPWNFFSTAINYFTDRLKNGTNSTQTDTYMFGNMSVLLAQLPLLLFTLLNSFLYQHIAEKIRIAGSMVFILLLFILTAILVKVKMDQDHFFSITMATIWFINMFGAVLQGSLFGLVGKLPPRFSSLFMSGQAVAGIFSGIAFLLSNIFETDSESSALGYFIIPSVATLLNLCCYLVLPHLRFAQLHLENVSTKTTLKEPSPNSSEIVKVKLNNFDDGFDDIGETEASKKLNEVKQDLNEEKSTVPQVFKKIWVMALCVTCVFAVTLSVFPAITINTKPSGLFDGKDNIFAPLCSFIVFGVMDWIGRILTSRLQWPSMKSHLFPFFVVLRVVFIPALMLCNIQPRFYLPVFFNHDMAYIIIMSLFAMTSGYFACLSMSYAPQMVRPKDAETAGALMTFFLALGLSLGATFSFGLKKII from the exons ATGAAGGTTTGTAAGGGAGCATCAGACAGAAG TGGCCTTGTGGCTGTTATCTTTTTCTTGTTGGGAATGGGAACTCTGCTTCCATGGAACTTCTTCAGCACTGCAATAAAT TATTTCACTGACCGTTTGAAAAATGGTACAAATTCTACTCAGACTGACACTTACATGTTTGGTAACATGAGTGTGCTGTTAGCCCAGCTTCCCTTGCTGCTATTCACACTTCTCAACTCTTTTCTGTACCAGCA CATTGCAGAGAAGATTCGTATTGCTGGCAGCATGGTCTTCATATTACTACTCTTCATTCTTACGGCCATTTTAGTGAAAGTTAAGATGGACCAGGACCACTTCTTTTCCATTACAATGGCGACAATTTGGTTTATTAACA TGTTTGGGGCTGTGCTGCAAGGTAGTCTATTCGGTCTGGTCGGTAAGCTGCCTCCAAGATTCAGCTCCCTGTTCATGAGTGGACAGGCAGTGGCAGGAATCTTCTCTGGTATTGCCTTTCTGTTATCGAATATCT TTGAAACTGACTCTGAGAGTTCTGCCCTGGGATATTTCATAatcccctctgtcgccaccctaCTTAATTTATGCTGCTACCTCGTACTTCCGCATCTG AGATTTGCCCAACTTCATTTGGAAAATGTGTCCACTAAAACTACGTTGAAAGAACCATCACCAAATAGTTCTG AGATTGTTAAAGTGAAGTTGAATAATTTTGACGATGGATTTGATGACATTGGTGAAACTGAAGCATCTAAAAAGCTGAATGAGGTCAAACAGGACCTGAATGAGGAGAAGTCAACTGTGCCACAAGTCTTCAAAAAG attTGGGTGATGGCTTTATGTGTGACATGCGTGTTTGCCGTCACACTGTCCGTTTTTCCAGCAATTACTATAAATACAAAACCTTCTGGCTTATTTGATGGGAAAG ATAACATCTTCGCACCTTTGTGTTCATTCATTGTCTTCGGTGTGATGGACTGGATTGGCAGAATTCTCACTTCTCGTCTTCAGTGG CCTTCAATGAAGAgtcatttatttcctttttttgtggTATTACGGGTAGTTTTCATCCCTGCCCTCATGCTCTGCAACATTCAGCCCCGCTTCTATCTCCCAGTCTTTTTCAATCATGACATGGCTTATATCATCATCATGTCTTTGTTTGCCATGACGAGTGGATATTTTGCCTGCCTCTCCATGAGCTATGCTCCACA GATGGTGAGGCCTAAAGATGCGGAGACAGCAGGAGCTCTGATGACCTTCTTCCTGGCTTTGGGACTCTCTCTAGGTGCCACTTTCTCTTTTggccttaaaaaaattatttag